In one window of Megalopta genalis isolate 19385.01 chromosome 4, iyMegGena1_principal, whole genome shotgun sequence DNA:
- the LOC117221900 gene encoding UPF0669 protein v1g209471-like, giving the protein MKNIFLFIILQVPYVIAFKERLLHYISDEVTGGSYKYYSLTYDGFIKIILTSETGDADIYASQITTKPTYEPDQYCHQSATCGEDIILIPDSFKRPVSIGIYGHPSHKSSKYILLVYETANTENIFYDKDSEDVYEDDNDEDHGLSILALITWHLLDTLRQILFCTWQHLDILL; this is encoded by the exons ATGAAGAATATATTTCTTTTCATCATTTTG CAAGTACCATATGTGATAGCATTCAAAGAAAGATTGTTGCATTATATATCGGATGAAGTTACCGGAGGTTCGTACAAATATTATAGCCTAACGTACGATGGTTTCATCAAAATAATATTAACGTCTGA AACCGGAGATGCAGATATATACGCTTCCCAAATAACAACAAAACCAACTTACGAGCCTGATCAATATTGCCATCAGTCTGCTACTTGTGGAGAAGATATAATTCTTATACCTGATAG CTTTAAAAGACCAGTTAGTATAGGAATTTATGGACACCCGTCTCATAAAAGTAGTAAATATATCCTATTAGTATATGAAACAGCGaatacagaaaatattttttacgATAAAGATTCAGAAGACGTTTATGAAGACGATAACGATGAG GACCATGGCTTATCGATTTTAGCTCTCATTACATGGCACCTTTTAGATACGCTTCGTCAAATTCTGTTTTGTACATGGCAACATTTAGATATACTTCTTTAA